The following coding sequences are from one Oryzias melastigma strain HK-1 linkage group LG20, ASM292280v2, whole genome shotgun sequence window:
- the zfhx2 gene encoding zinc finger homeobox protein 4 isoform X1, with product MPDWQPTIRGEESGELVRSQRNGVAKWVCPLCQQGQSNRSSLSLHLNEQHSVLPSCVNRLLDIIVLKQSASEEEENQAPQSTDTESLHTEDSSSESRQSRESSNSTQMLGDKDMDEDRAMEQEGGKVQQEQEEEETPIAGAKQQNATESTEMPDTSEKSLGKNGVPAENNTRSFKCNACQESFSSRTALSVHYTSTSHIQRMTTGPAKQGAESNPQSPSVSARPFTLNKPYQCAVCRVSYNHAITLESHMKSVLHQTRSRNAGMVAQTVNSATAAANLRGNAACASNIVVTSGNETGHLVTSSTSAAPGTLMPTSAKEGEQIPTSQVAQSLLASPVASAQAVSAFLTLLTSSPNTLSHSLLPSLFTASAAPGAAAPQLVPQPQMVMPLILNGLQAQTQQHQENQQGQLLTQCVPFVGLGAAQQALLTQRLNSLQNQWPSAGLLNIQPSQEDPKQTVQSEGEQEKKDSIETSEDQMRDDLKRGSFNIKEEKCEELYQCDSTEVKVDSNEGRRQKERRSSSSDRNAATNQPESDADKAAALNLSQAATERSLCNNVSPSTSMPSNASLSPVNLNLTLSPDSTPQKPLTSPGDSPKSNPSSNALTTNQTRLHSKPVRSSYPDLPVLSEFQSEVLWAFFESRSEADAASPPHEDCEALGREVGLSEEEVRRWLTQACQAKQRQRATEVERLTRFSGRFQGSEDYDDDEESMLVIAEGESESDVQATSGRAIDLSSTRRKHKPRVVGSKGQEDSCLTSDSENEVYTSVIVSDEESQNEVVKESHESPPKVETQQDAPNGSAGGKVLRSTTVFLSDAEDEYEDDEGGGSHGGKRKKRKGEFERDEVEVKRERPDPDVDLELEAQGDPPSSHSSTTDIAGIAPGALHSFPLSLGPFSAQFLNPYVLSLPPSMLTDGGKMPLFSNPQNVTRFSNSILSQSLSSHSPLSPYLSNGDDCESALDLSMGKNNSKSVSSPSSLADSIAAQKGQLLDGLGLRPTSKGLVVVQVKPESIAAMSPSNSPINLVNCSNIATPHINARAAAKMNAMLMEREREKEKDREQQQQRKSKGKRYRDMRRSRTIIQAEQLDILYGCYFKDPNPGKHEFEQISEWVHLPKKVVQIWFQNMRARERKGEVRFISDGTLAAVGKPLIKFTWPLSKPIFSNKSASNNTGGITATPIVRTLIKTDREPGKDLDKAVMVKKITPVPIKPKEMSSTAAGSPVSSSASAMPKTHPETTSNVTMVKVTPKVSTPVLLAAPRDLIPIAPRPPHPQKAEESEEEKTDEEKDDGSEMTSGPGIANRMVPKLATTPINNRASVTAVVPQKQNGLNYWTPKVPIKINTLSREQLALPTHSARTIPPPPTPNIAPVSPNTQSSVKVASPSTPAVAKSSPGDSGFLSHSSSRRPRTHLSCLQLSILQSCYETCAHPNAMECEAIGSELNLPLKVVQIWFQNTRAKEKRWRLQQEKLSPLTGGKVDMSSGGYLQYSALKANRPILPKPVQLTVTEPLASPVPGQPVPKEALTGHCDACKVSFESRAAARAHVFSPRHLATLRTTNFGQPTALVKSGSSTSGSGSILPSSQVSLPTPVASSGAGSEGEIVIELPLSTATSSS from the exons ATGCCCGATTGGCAGCCCACAATCAGAGGG GAGGAGTCTGGAGAGTTGGTGCGCAGTCAAAGGAATGGAGTGGCAAAGTGGGTGTGCCCCCTCTGCCAGCAAGGGCAATCAAACAGATCTTCCTTGTCTTTACATCTCAATGAGCAACACAGCGTACTTCCATCGTGTGTCAACCGGCTGCTGGACATT attgttttaaaacaaagtgcAAGTGAAGAAGAGGAAAATCAAGCTCCACAGTCAACAG ATACCGAATCTTTACACACTGAAGACAGCAGTTCAGAGTCCCGGCAGTCTCGCGAGAGTTCCAACTCTACCCAGATGCTCGGAGATAAAGACATGGATGAAGACAGAGCAATGGAGCAGGAGGGAGGTAAAGTTCAACAAGAgcaagaagaggaggaaacccCAATCGCAGGAGCCAAACAACAAAATGCAACCGAAAGCACAGAAATGCCCGACACAAGTGAAAAGTCACTCGGTAAAAATGGTGTGCCAGCTGAAAATAATACCCGctcattcaaatgcaatgctTGCCAGGAAAGTTTCTCCAGCAGAACTGCCTTGAGTGTTCATTACACTTCCACTTCCCACATTCAGAGAATGACGACAGGTCCTGCAAAGCAAGGTGCAGAAAGTAATCCTCAGTCTCCCTCAGTTTCAGCCCGGCCATTTACATTGAACAAACCCTACCAGTGCGCTGTGTGCCGAGTCTCTTACAATCATGCCATCACCCTTGAGAGCCATATGAAATCTGTCCTACACCAGACTCGCAGTAGAAATGCTGGAATGGTCGCACAAACTGTAAACAGTGCAACGGCTGCTGCTAACCTGAGAGGTAATGCCGCCTGCGCCTCAAATATTGTAGTGACTTCTGGAAATGAAACGGGTCATTTAGTCACCTCCAGCACCAGCGCTGCTCCTGGGACACTAATGCCAACCTCTGCTAAAGAGGGCGAGCAGATTCCGACTTCACAAGTGGCTCAATCCCTTCTCGCCTCCCCGGTGGCCTCGGCTCAAGCGGTCTCTGCCTTTCTCACCCTTCTCACTTCCAGTCCCAACACCCTGTCGCACTCCCTGCTCCCCTCCCTGTTCACGGCCAGCGCTGCTCCTGGTGCTGCTGCGCCTCAGCTCGTGCCTCAGCCTCAAATGGTAATGCCCTTGATCCTGAATGGGCTTCAAGCCCAAACGCAGCAGCATCAGGAGAACCAGCAAGGCCAGCTCCTCACCCAATGTGTGCCATTTGTAGGCCTCGGTGCAGCCCAGCAAGCCCTCCTAACCCAAAGACTTAACAGCTTACAGAACCAGTGGCCCTCTGCCGGACTCCTAAACATACAGCCTTCTCAGGAAGACCCAAAGCAAACTGTACAGTCTGAGGGAGAGCAAGAGAAGAAGGACAGCATCGAGACTTCTGAAGACCAGATGAGAGATGACCTTAAGAGGGGTTCATTCAATATAAAGGAAGAGAAGTGCGAAGAACTTTACCAATGTGACAGCACAGAGGTGAAAGTTGACAGTAATGAAGGCAGGAGGCAGAAGGAGCGTCGCAGCAGCTCATCAGACAGAAACGCTGCCACAAACCAGCCGGAGTCGGATGCTGATAAAGCGGCCGCGTTAAACCTCTCCCAAGCTGCCACGGAGAGGAGCCTCTGCAATAACGTTTCACCTTCTACATCCATGCCGAGCAATGCAAGCCTCAGTCCTGTAAATTTAAATCTTACACTCAGCCCAGATTCTACCCCTCAAAAACCCCTCACCAGCCCTGGTGATTCCCCAAAGTCCAACCCGAGCTCCAATGCCTTAACTACAAACCAAACTCGTCTCCACTCCAAACCAGTGAGATCCAGTTATCCAGACCTTCCGGTGCTATCAGAGTTCCAGTCAGAGGTGCTCTGGGCCTTCTTTGAGTCGCGCAGTGAAGCAGATGCCGCCAGTCCTCCTCACGAGGACTGCGAAGCTCTGGGCAGAGAGGTCGGTCTGTCCGAAGAAGAGGTACGAAGGTGGTTGACCCAAGCCTGTCAGGCAAAGCAAAGACAGAGGGCAACGGAGGTGGAGCGACTGACACGATTTTCAGGACGATTCCAAGGCTCCGAGGactatgatgatgatgaggaaaGTATGCTAGTCATAGCAGAGGGTGAGTCTGAGAGTGATGTTCAGGCTACGAGTGGGCGGGCCATAGACCTGTCCAGTACTAGAAGGAAGCACAAGCCTAGAGTTGTTGGAAGTAAGGGTCAAGAAGATTCCTGTCTGACGTCAGACTCAGAAAATGAGGTCTACACCTCAGTTATTGTTTCTGATGAGGAAAGTCAGAATGAAGTGGTTAAAGAGAGCCATGAAAGTCCCCCTAAAGTTGAAACCCAGCAAGATGCTCCCAACGGGTCAGCTGGCGGGAAGGTACTGCGCTCCACTACTGTGTTCTTGTCTGACGCAGAGGATGAGtatgaagatgatgaaggtgGGGGGAGCCACGGAGGCAAGAGGAAAAAACGGAAAGGCGAGTTTGAGCGGGATGAGGTGGAGGTGAAGCGTGAGAGACCAGATCCAGACGTGGATCTGGAGTTGGAGGCTCAGGGGGATCCTCCAAGTTCACACTCCTCGACAACTGATATTGCTGGGATTGCCCCTGGTGCTCTACACTCATTTCCGTTGTCGCTCGGTCCCTTTTCTGCACAGTTTCTTAACCCTTACGTTCTCTCTCTTCCTCCCTCAATGCTCACTGATGGGGGCAAGATGCCACTTTTTTCTAATCCCCAAAATGTTACACGCTTTTCCAACTCCATCCTGTCCCAGTCTCTATCTTCTCACAGCCCGTTGTCTCCCTACCTGTCAAACGGGGATGACTGCGAGTCCGCTTTGGATCTGAGTATGGGGAAGAACAACTCCAAATCTGTTTCTTCACCCTCCTCTCTTGCTGATAGTATTGCAGCACAGAAGGGACAACTGCTGGACGGGCTCGGCTTACGGCCCACTTCCAAAGGTTTGGTTGTCGTGCAGGTTAAGCCAGAATCCATCGCCGCCATGTCTCCGTCAAACAGCCCTATAAATCTGGTCAACTGTAGCAACATTGCAACCCCCCACATCAACGCACGAGCAGCAGCAAAAATGAATGCCATGCTAATGGAGAGGGAGCGAGAGAAGGAGAAGGAccgggagcagcagcagcagaggaagtcCAAAGGAAAAAGGTACAGAGACATGCGGCGCTCAAGGACCATCATTCAGGCTGAACAACTTGACATTCTGTACGGCTGCTATTTCAAAGACCCAAATCCGGGGAAGCATGAGTTTGAACAGATTTCCGAGTGGGTTCACCTTCCAAAGAAAGTTGTGCAGATTTGGTTCCAGAACATGAGAGCAAGGGAAAGAAAAGGAGAGGTGCGTTTTATCAGCGACGGGACGCTGGCGGCTGTTGGAAAGCCTCTCATCAAATTCACTTGGCCTCTCTCCAAGCCTATCTTCTCCAACAAGTCTGCTTCAAACAACACAGGGGGCATCACTGCCACTCCAATCGTGCGCACCctcataaaaacagacagagagCCCGGAAAAGACTTAGACAAAGCAGTCATGGTGAAAAAAATAACCCCTGTTCCCATCAAGCCCAAGGAGATGAGTTCCACTGCTGCGGGATCTCCTGTGAGCAGCAGCGCTTCAGCTATGCCAAAGACACATCCTGAAACCACCAGCAATGTCACTATGGTTAAAGTCACACCCAAAGTCAGTACCCCAGTGCTCTTAGCAGCACCCAGGGACCTTATTCCAATCGCCCCTAGGCCACCTCATCcacaaaaagcagaagaaagcgAAGAGGAAAAGACAGATGAGGAAAAAGACGATGGAAGTGAGATGACATCTGGACCGGGAATAGCTAACCGCATGGTACCAAAGCTGGCCACAACTCCCATCAATAACAGGGCTTCAGTGACGGCAGTGGTGCCACAAAAACAGAACGGGCTGAACTACTGGACCCCCAAAGTCCCCATTAAAATCAACACGCTGTCAAGAGAACAATTGGCTCTTCCCACACACAGCGCTCGCACCATCCCGCCTCCTCCCACACCCAACATTGCACCAGTGAGCCCAAATACCCAGAGCTCAGTTAAAGTGGCCAGCCCCTCCACTCCAGCCGTGGCTAAATCGAGCCCAGGAGACAGCGGCTTTCTGTCCCACTCATCCAGCCGTCGGCCACGCACTCACTTGTCTTGCCTACAGCTATCCATCCTGCAGTCGTGCTACGAGACCTGCGCCCACCCAAACGCCATGGAGTGCGAGGCCATCGGAAGTGAATTGAACCTTCCACTGAAGGTGGTCCAGATCTGGTTCCAGAACACGAGAGCAAAAGAGAAGCGCTGGAGGCTGCAGCAGGAAAAACTG
- the zfhx2 gene encoding zinc finger homeobox protein 4 isoform X3: MQEESGELVRSQRNGVAKWVCPLCQQGQSNRSSLSLHLNEQHSVLPSCVNRLLDIIVLKQSASEEEENQAPQSTDTESLHTEDSSSESRQSRESSNSTQMLGDKDMDEDRAMEQEGGKVQQEQEEEETPIAGAKQQNATESTEMPDTSEKSLGKNGVPAENNTRSFKCNACQESFSSRTALSVHYTSTSHIQRMTTGPAKQGAESNPQSPSVSARPFTLNKPYQCAVCRVSYNHAITLESHMKSVLHQTRSRNAGMVAQTVNSATAAANLRGNAACASNIVVTSGNETGHLVTSSTSAAPGTLMPTSAKEGEQIPTSQVAQSLLASPVASAQAVSAFLTLLTSSPNTLSHSLLPSLFTASAAPGAAAPQLVPQPQMVMPLILNGLQAQTQQHQENQQGQLLTQCVPFVGLGAAQQALLTQRLNSLQNQWPSAGLLNIQPSQEDPKQTVQSEGEQEKKDSIETSEDQMRDDLKRGSFNIKEEKCEELYQCDSTEVKVDSNEGRRQKERRSSSSDRNAATNQPESDADKAAALNLSQAATERSLCNNVSPSTSMPSNASLSPVNLNLTLSPDSTPQKPLTSPGDSPKSNPSSNALTTNQTRLHSKPVRSSYPDLPVLSEFQSEVLWAFFESRSEADAASPPHEDCEALGREVGLSEEEVRRWLTQACQAKQRQRATEVERLTRFSGRFQGSEDYDDDEESMLVIAEGESESDVQATSGRAIDLSSTRRKHKPRVVGSKGQEDSCLTSDSENEVYTSVIVSDEESQNEVVKESHESPPKVETQQDAPNGSAGGKVLRSTTVFLSDAEDEYEDDEGGGSHGGKRKKRKGEFERDEVEVKRERPDPDVDLELEAQGDPPSSHSSTTDIAGIAPGALHSFPLSLGPFSAQFLNPYVLSLPPSMLTDGGKMPLFSNPQNVTRFSNSILSQSLSSHSPLSPYLSNGDDCESALDLSMGKNNSKSVSSPSSLADSIAAQKGQLLDGLGLRPTSKGLVVVQVKPESIAAMSPSNSPINLVNCSNIATPHINARAAAKMNAMLMEREREKEKDREQQQQRKSKGKRYRDMRRSRTIIQAEQLDILYGCYFKDPNPGKHEFEQISEWVHLPKKVVQIWFQNMRARERKGEVRFISDGTLAAVGKPLIKFTWPLSKPIFSNKSASNNTGGITATPIVRTLIKTDREPGKDLDKAVMVKKITPVPIKPKEMSSTAAGSPVSSSASAMPKTHPETTSNVTMVKVTPKVSTPVLLAAPRDLIPIAPRPPHPQKAEESEEEKTDEEKDDGSEMTSGPGIANRMVPKLATTPINNRASVTAVVPQKQNGLNYWTPKVPIKINTLSREQLALPTHSARTIPPPPTPNIAPVSPNTQSSVKVASPSTPAVAKSSPGDSGFLSHSSSRRPRTHLSCLQLSILQSCYETCAHPNAMECEAIGSELNLPLKVVQIWFQNTRAKEKRWRLQQEKLSPLTGGKVDMSSGGYLQYSALKANRPILPKPVQLTVTEPLASPVPGQPVPKEALTGHCDACKVSFESRAAARAHVFSPRHLATLRTTNFGQPTALVKSGSSTSGSGSILPSSQVSLPTPVASSGAGSEGEIVIELPLSTATSSS, translated from the exons atgcag GAGGAGTCTGGAGAGTTGGTGCGCAGTCAAAGGAATGGAGTGGCAAAGTGGGTGTGCCCCCTCTGCCAGCAAGGGCAATCAAACAGATCTTCCTTGTCTTTACATCTCAATGAGCAACACAGCGTACTTCCATCGTGTGTCAACCGGCTGCTGGACATT attgttttaaaacaaagtgcAAGTGAAGAAGAGGAAAATCAAGCTCCACAGTCAACAG ATACCGAATCTTTACACACTGAAGACAGCAGTTCAGAGTCCCGGCAGTCTCGCGAGAGTTCCAACTCTACCCAGATGCTCGGAGATAAAGACATGGATGAAGACAGAGCAATGGAGCAGGAGGGAGGTAAAGTTCAACAAGAgcaagaagaggaggaaacccCAATCGCAGGAGCCAAACAACAAAATGCAACCGAAAGCACAGAAATGCCCGACACAAGTGAAAAGTCACTCGGTAAAAATGGTGTGCCAGCTGAAAATAATACCCGctcattcaaatgcaatgctTGCCAGGAAAGTTTCTCCAGCAGAACTGCCTTGAGTGTTCATTACACTTCCACTTCCCACATTCAGAGAATGACGACAGGTCCTGCAAAGCAAGGTGCAGAAAGTAATCCTCAGTCTCCCTCAGTTTCAGCCCGGCCATTTACATTGAACAAACCCTACCAGTGCGCTGTGTGCCGAGTCTCTTACAATCATGCCATCACCCTTGAGAGCCATATGAAATCTGTCCTACACCAGACTCGCAGTAGAAATGCTGGAATGGTCGCACAAACTGTAAACAGTGCAACGGCTGCTGCTAACCTGAGAGGTAATGCCGCCTGCGCCTCAAATATTGTAGTGACTTCTGGAAATGAAACGGGTCATTTAGTCACCTCCAGCACCAGCGCTGCTCCTGGGACACTAATGCCAACCTCTGCTAAAGAGGGCGAGCAGATTCCGACTTCACAAGTGGCTCAATCCCTTCTCGCCTCCCCGGTGGCCTCGGCTCAAGCGGTCTCTGCCTTTCTCACCCTTCTCACTTCCAGTCCCAACACCCTGTCGCACTCCCTGCTCCCCTCCCTGTTCACGGCCAGCGCTGCTCCTGGTGCTGCTGCGCCTCAGCTCGTGCCTCAGCCTCAAATGGTAATGCCCTTGATCCTGAATGGGCTTCAAGCCCAAACGCAGCAGCATCAGGAGAACCAGCAAGGCCAGCTCCTCACCCAATGTGTGCCATTTGTAGGCCTCGGTGCAGCCCAGCAAGCCCTCCTAACCCAAAGACTTAACAGCTTACAGAACCAGTGGCCCTCTGCCGGACTCCTAAACATACAGCCTTCTCAGGAAGACCCAAAGCAAACTGTACAGTCTGAGGGAGAGCAAGAGAAGAAGGACAGCATCGAGACTTCTGAAGACCAGATGAGAGATGACCTTAAGAGGGGTTCATTCAATATAAAGGAAGAGAAGTGCGAAGAACTTTACCAATGTGACAGCACAGAGGTGAAAGTTGACAGTAATGAAGGCAGGAGGCAGAAGGAGCGTCGCAGCAGCTCATCAGACAGAAACGCTGCCACAAACCAGCCGGAGTCGGATGCTGATAAAGCGGCCGCGTTAAACCTCTCCCAAGCTGCCACGGAGAGGAGCCTCTGCAATAACGTTTCACCTTCTACATCCATGCCGAGCAATGCAAGCCTCAGTCCTGTAAATTTAAATCTTACACTCAGCCCAGATTCTACCCCTCAAAAACCCCTCACCAGCCCTGGTGATTCCCCAAAGTCCAACCCGAGCTCCAATGCCTTAACTACAAACCAAACTCGTCTCCACTCCAAACCAGTGAGATCCAGTTATCCAGACCTTCCGGTGCTATCAGAGTTCCAGTCAGAGGTGCTCTGGGCCTTCTTTGAGTCGCGCAGTGAAGCAGATGCCGCCAGTCCTCCTCACGAGGACTGCGAAGCTCTGGGCAGAGAGGTCGGTCTGTCCGAAGAAGAGGTACGAAGGTGGTTGACCCAAGCCTGTCAGGCAAAGCAAAGACAGAGGGCAACGGAGGTGGAGCGACTGACACGATTTTCAGGACGATTCCAAGGCTCCGAGGactatgatgatgatgaggaaaGTATGCTAGTCATAGCAGAGGGTGAGTCTGAGAGTGATGTTCAGGCTACGAGTGGGCGGGCCATAGACCTGTCCAGTACTAGAAGGAAGCACAAGCCTAGAGTTGTTGGAAGTAAGGGTCAAGAAGATTCCTGTCTGACGTCAGACTCAGAAAATGAGGTCTACACCTCAGTTATTGTTTCTGATGAGGAAAGTCAGAATGAAGTGGTTAAAGAGAGCCATGAAAGTCCCCCTAAAGTTGAAACCCAGCAAGATGCTCCCAACGGGTCAGCTGGCGGGAAGGTACTGCGCTCCACTACTGTGTTCTTGTCTGACGCAGAGGATGAGtatgaagatgatgaaggtgGGGGGAGCCACGGAGGCAAGAGGAAAAAACGGAAAGGCGAGTTTGAGCGGGATGAGGTGGAGGTGAAGCGTGAGAGACCAGATCCAGACGTGGATCTGGAGTTGGAGGCTCAGGGGGATCCTCCAAGTTCACACTCCTCGACAACTGATATTGCTGGGATTGCCCCTGGTGCTCTACACTCATTTCCGTTGTCGCTCGGTCCCTTTTCTGCACAGTTTCTTAACCCTTACGTTCTCTCTCTTCCTCCCTCAATGCTCACTGATGGGGGCAAGATGCCACTTTTTTCTAATCCCCAAAATGTTACACGCTTTTCCAACTCCATCCTGTCCCAGTCTCTATCTTCTCACAGCCCGTTGTCTCCCTACCTGTCAAACGGGGATGACTGCGAGTCCGCTTTGGATCTGAGTATGGGGAAGAACAACTCCAAATCTGTTTCTTCACCCTCCTCTCTTGCTGATAGTATTGCAGCACAGAAGGGACAACTGCTGGACGGGCTCGGCTTACGGCCCACTTCCAAAGGTTTGGTTGTCGTGCAGGTTAAGCCAGAATCCATCGCCGCCATGTCTCCGTCAAACAGCCCTATAAATCTGGTCAACTGTAGCAACATTGCAACCCCCCACATCAACGCACGAGCAGCAGCAAAAATGAATGCCATGCTAATGGAGAGGGAGCGAGAGAAGGAGAAGGAccgggagcagcagcagcagaggaagtcCAAAGGAAAAAGGTACAGAGACATGCGGCGCTCAAGGACCATCATTCAGGCTGAACAACTTGACATTCTGTACGGCTGCTATTTCAAAGACCCAAATCCGGGGAAGCATGAGTTTGAACAGATTTCCGAGTGGGTTCACCTTCCAAAGAAAGTTGTGCAGATTTGGTTCCAGAACATGAGAGCAAGGGAAAGAAAAGGAGAGGTGCGTTTTATCAGCGACGGGACGCTGGCGGCTGTTGGAAAGCCTCTCATCAAATTCACTTGGCCTCTCTCCAAGCCTATCTTCTCCAACAAGTCTGCTTCAAACAACACAGGGGGCATCACTGCCACTCCAATCGTGCGCACCctcataaaaacagacagagagCCCGGAAAAGACTTAGACAAAGCAGTCATGGTGAAAAAAATAACCCCTGTTCCCATCAAGCCCAAGGAGATGAGTTCCACTGCTGCGGGATCTCCTGTGAGCAGCAGCGCTTCAGCTATGCCAAAGACACATCCTGAAACCACCAGCAATGTCACTATGGTTAAAGTCACACCCAAAGTCAGTACCCCAGTGCTCTTAGCAGCACCCAGGGACCTTATTCCAATCGCCCCTAGGCCACCTCATCcacaaaaagcagaagaaagcgAAGAGGAAAAGACAGATGAGGAAAAAGACGATGGAAGTGAGATGACATCTGGACCGGGAATAGCTAACCGCATGGTACCAAAGCTGGCCACAACTCCCATCAATAACAGGGCTTCAGTGACGGCAGTGGTGCCACAAAAACAGAACGGGCTGAACTACTGGACCCCCAAAGTCCCCATTAAAATCAACACGCTGTCAAGAGAACAATTGGCTCTTCCCACACACAGCGCTCGCACCATCCCGCCTCCTCCCACACCCAACATTGCACCAGTGAGCCCAAATACCCAGAGCTCAGTTAAAGTGGCCAGCCCCTCCACTCCAGCCGTGGCTAAATCGAGCCCAGGAGACAGCGGCTTTCTGTCCCACTCATCCAGCCGTCGGCCACGCACTCACTTGTCTTGCCTACAGCTATCCATCCTGCAGTCGTGCTACGAGACCTGCGCCCACCCAAACGCCATGGAGTGCGAGGCCATCGGAAGTGAATTGAACCTTCCACTGAAGGTGGTCCAGATCTGGTTCCAGAACACGAGAGCAAAAGAGAAGCGCTGGAGGCTGCAGCAGGAAAAACTG